A portion of the Sebastes fasciatus isolate fSebFas1 chromosome 2, fSebFas1.pri, whole genome shotgun sequence genome contains these proteins:
- the LOC141782356 gene encoding alpha-2Db adrenergic receptor-like produces the protein MDLSDAFTVMATVLATLPPNSSLENVNQTSSSSPRSPPLPPHSQMASVFIVLVVTVIILGTVVGNVLVVVAVFTSRALRPPQNLFLVSLASADILVATLVIPFSLANEVMGYWYFGSTWCSFYLALDVLFCTSSIVHLCAISLDRYWSVTKAVSYNRKRTPKRIKAMISVVWLISIVISSPPLLMTQQEEAAEEEEEGDAQRQECLLNNQTWYILSSCLVSFFAPGVIMILVYCKIYRVAKQRASTVFVAKNVVERQVSQSETCFVGTPQRRGISCGASQYELESPRPPNRHSSSNVDSTSSGLRRGELDDIDLEERSCEPAIKTSSSFSSALRFPRRGGGTVKIEEQKEAEGTSNRLKVPPPPPSCASISWASSENCSHHFLLPSSVPHRSRQMSMSKNKVAQMREKRFTFVLAVVMGVFVLCWFPFFFTYSLHAVCRENCTIPDTLFNLFFWIGYCNSCLNPIIYTIFNRDFRRAFKKILFQTHKRT, from the exons ATGGACTTATCGGATGCGTTCACCGTAATGGCCACGGTGCTGGCCACTTTGCCGCCAAACTCTTCCTTGGAGAACGTCAACCAGACGTCCTCCTCCTCGCCGAgatctcctcctctacctcctcacTCGCAGATGGCGTCGGTGTTCATCGTGCTGGTGGTCACGGTCATCATACTGGGGACCGTGGTGGGCAacgtgctggtggtggtggcggtttTCACCAGCCGAGCCCTGAGGCCGCCTCAAAACCTCTTCCTGGTGTCTCTGGCTTCGGCGGACATACTGGTGGCGACGCTGGTCATCCCCTTCTCCTTGGCCAATGAG GTCATGGGCTACTGGTACTTTGGGTCCACCTGGTGCTCCTTCTACCTGGCACTGGATGTCCTCTTCTGCACTTCCTCCATCGTCCACCTCTGCGCCATCAGCCTCGACCGCTACTGGTCCGTCACTAAAGCCGTCAGCTACAACCGCAAACGGACGCCCAAGAGGATTAAAGCGATGATCAGCGTCGTTTGGCTCATATCCATCGTCATCTCGTCCCCGCCGCTCCTCATGACGCAGCAGGAGGaggcggcggaggaggaggaggagggcgacGCGCAGAGGCAGGAGTGTCTCCTCAACAACCAGACATGGTACATCCTGTCCTCCTGCTTGGTGTCCTTCTTCGCCCCGGGTGTCATCATGATACTCGTGTACTGTAAGATCTACCGCGTTGCCAAGCAGCGAGCCTCCACCGTGTTCGTGGCGAAGAACGTGGTGGAGCGGCAGGTGTCGCAGTCCGAGACCTGCTTTGTAGGCACCCCCCAAAGAAGGGGCATTAGCTGCGGGGCGTCCCAGTATGAGCTGGAGAGCCCGCGGCCCCCCAACCGACACAGCTCTTCCAACGTGGACAGCACCAGCAGCGGCCTCAGGAGAGGAGAGCTGGACGACATcgacctggaggagaggagctgcGAGCCCGCAATAAAAACATCCTCCTCGTTTTCCTCGGCTCTCCGCTTCCCCAGGAGAGGCGGCGGAACTGTGAAAATAGAGGAGCAGAAGGAGGCGGAGGGAACGTCAAACAGGTTGAAGgtgccgcctcctcctccgtcctgcGCCTCCATATCGTGGGCGTCGTCCGAGAACTGCTCCCACCACTTCCTGCTGCCGTCGTCGGTGCCGCACCGCAGCAGGCAGATGTCTATGTCCAAGAACAAAGTGGCGCAGATGCGGGAGAAGCGCTTCACGTTCGTCCTGGCGGTGGTGATGGGGGTTTTTGTCCTCTGCTGGTTCCCGTTCTTCTTCACCTACAGTCTCCACGCCGTCTGCAGGGAGAACTGTACGATCCCCGACACGCTCTTCAACCTGTTCTTCTGGATCGGATACTGCAACAGCTGCCTGAACCCCATCATATACACCATCTTCAACCGCGACTTCAGGAGGGCCTTCAAGAAGATTTTATTCCAGACTCATAAAcggacatga